The following coding sequences are from one Streptomyces dengpaensis window:
- a CDS encoding ABC transporter ATP-binding protein yields the protein MTTTTATTPVLEATGVTMRFGGLTAVRSVDLTVNTGEIVGLIGPNGAGKTTFFNCLTGLYIPTEGKVAYKGTVLPPKPHLVTSAGIARTFQNIRLFSNMTVLENVLVGRHTRTKEGLWSALLRGPGFRKAEAASRERAMELLEFIGLDHKADHLSRNLPYGEQRKLEIARAMASEPGLLLLDEPTAGMNPQETRATEELVFAIRDRGIAVLVIEHDMRFIFNLSDRVACLVQGEKLVEGTSEVVQGDERVIAAYLGEPFEGAPGAEEVAEVEAAEAAEAAATDAAEASDAAESSDASDADDAQSSTRKEGNAQ from the coding sequence ATGACCACCACCACGGCCACCACCCCCGTCCTCGAAGCCACCGGCGTCACCATGCGCTTCGGCGGCCTCACCGCCGTACGCAGCGTCGACCTCACCGTCAACACCGGGGAGATCGTCGGCCTCATCGGCCCCAACGGCGCGGGCAAGACCACCTTCTTCAACTGCCTCACCGGCCTGTACATCCCCACCGAGGGCAAGGTCGCCTACAAAGGCACCGTCCTGCCGCCCAAACCACACCTGGTCACCAGCGCAGGCATCGCCCGCACCTTCCAGAACATCCGCCTCTTCTCCAACATGACCGTCCTCGAAAACGTGCTCGTCGGCCGCCACACCCGCACCAAGGAAGGCCTCTGGTCCGCCCTCCTTCGCGGCCCCGGCTTCCGCAAAGCCGAAGCGGCCTCCCGCGAACGCGCCATGGAACTGCTGGAGTTCATCGGCCTCGACCACAAGGCCGACCACCTCTCCCGCAACCTCCCCTACGGCGAACAGCGCAAGCTCGAAATCGCCCGCGCCATGGCCAGCGAACCGGGACTGCTCCTGCTCGACGAGCCCACCGCCGGCATGAACCCCCAAGAAACACGGGCAACCGAAGAGTTGGTCTTCGCCATCCGCGACAGGGGCATCGCCGTCCTCGTCATCGAGCACGACATGCGCTTCATCTTCAACCTCTCGGACCGCGTCGCCTGCCTCGTCCAGGGCGAAAAGCTCGTCGAGGGAACGTCGGAAGTCGTCCAGGGCGACGAACGCGTCATCGCCGCGTACCTCGGCGAACCGTTCGAAGGCGCCCCCGGCGCCGAGGAAGTCGCCGAAGTCGAAGCCGCGGAGGCGGCAGAGGCAGCGGCGACGGACGCCGCAGAGGCCTCGGACGCCGCCGAGTCCTCCGACGCGTCCGACGCCGACGACGCGCAGAGCAGCACCCGCAAGGAAGGAAACGCCCAGTGA
- a CDS encoding branched-chain amino acid ABC transporter permease — MATTETTNARGLIALPQTAARALIAIGAIATIASTFMAWTYSSDFPGDLTYYGSPAGLQTLDLVAGALTLLYALTLFNIRGLGWLNPAGATQPVVLAAASAFAVSWFSAIAIAVDLKGLIALDPGAYIAAVGSLTALIGALALPKPGDTFKDYVTKPDTIPPAAKLPAWGERLVITAATATALIVFTYGIGVDPEASETFLGYLLLVVFGAWALLTAGLFDRFAQLNARHKGFATSMAFLAAAIFPFVENDEHNANLGVNILVVATVALGLNIVVGLTGLLDLGYVAFLGVGAYAAALVSGSEFSRFSGVQFPFWAAMLTGMAASLVFGVLIGAPTLRLRGDYLAIVTLGFGEIFRIAVNNMDGSSGPNITNGPNGISMIPDLNIFGFNFGSSHDVGGGITLGRFANYFLLMLLITALVVIVFNRAADSRIGRSWIAIREDETAATAMGINGFRVKLIAFALGASLAGLAGTVSAHVGYSVNPAPYQFAGSVPPNSAFLLAAVVLGGMGTVNGPILGATLLYLLPEKLSFLKEYQLLAFGIALVILMRFRPEGIIANRRRQLEFHETGQLDIPEQGLPDTTVGVTKAGA, encoded by the coding sequence ATGGCAACCACCGAAACCACCAACGCCCGCGGCCTCATCGCACTCCCGCAGACCGCCGCCCGCGCCCTCATCGCCATCGGCGCCATCGCCACCATCGCCAGCACCTTCATGGCCTGGACCTACTCGTCCGACTTCCCCGGGGACCTCACCTACTACGGCTCCCCGGCCGGACTCCAGACCCTCGACCTCGTCGCCGGCGCCCTCACCCTTCTCTACGCCCTCACCCTCTTCAACATCCGCGGCCTCGGCTGGCTCAACCCCGCAGGCGCCACCCAGCCCGTCGTCCTCGCCGCCGCCTCCGCGTTCGCCGTCAGCTGGTTCAGCGCCATCGCCATCGCCGTCGACCTCAAGGGCCTCATCGCCCTCGACCCCGGCGCCTACATCGCCGCCGTCGGCTCGCTGACCGCCCTCATCGGCGCCCTCGCACTCCCCAAGCCCGGCGACACCTTCAAGGACTACGTCACCAAGCCGGACACCATCCCCCCGGCCGCCAAACTCCCCGCCTGGGGCGAACGCCTCGTCATCACCGCCGCCACCGCCACCGCCCTCATCGTCTTCACCTACGGCATCGGCGTCGACCCCGAAGCAAGCGAAACGTTCCTCGGCTACCTCCTCCTCGTCGTCTTCGGCGCCTGGGCCCTGCTCACCGCCGGACTCTTCGACCGCTTCGCCCAACTCAACGCCCGCCACAAGGGATTCGCCACCTCCATGGCATTCCTCGCCGCGGCCATCTTCCCCTTCGTCGAAAACGACGAACACAACGCCAACCTCGGCGTCAACATCCTCGTCGTCGCCACCGTCGCCCTCGGCCTCAACATCGTCGTCGGCCTCACCGGACTCCTCGACCTCGGATACGTCGCCTTCCTCGGCGTCGGCGCCTACGCCGCAGCCCTCGTCTCCGGCTCCGAGTTCTCCCGCTTCTCCGGCGTCCAATTCCCCTTCTGGGCCGCCATGCTCACCGGCATGGCCGCATCGCTCGTCTTCGGCGTCCTCATCGGCGCCCCAACCCTGCGACTGCGCGGCGACTACCTCGCCATCGTCACCCTCGGCTTCGGAGAAATCTTCCGCATCGCCGTCAACAACATGGACGGCTCCTCCGGGCCCAACATCACCAACGGCCCCAACGGCATCTCCATGATCCCCGACCTCAACATCTTCGGGTTCAACTTCGGAAGCAGCCACGACGTCGGCGGCGGAATCACCCTCGGCCGATTCGCGAACTACTTCCTCCTGATGCTGCTCATCACCGCGCTCGTCGTGATCGTCTTCAACCGCGCCGCCGACTCCCGCATCGGCCGCTCCTGGATCGCCATCCGCGAAGACGAAACCGCCGCCACCGCCATGGGCATCAACGGCTTCCGCGTCAAACTCATCGCCTTCGCGCTGGGTGCCTCACTGGCAGGCCTCGCCGGAACCGTCAGCGCCCACGTCGGCTACAGCGTCAACCCGGCCCCGTACCAGTTCGCCGGCTCCGTGCCCCCGAACTCCGCCTTCCTGCTCGCCGCCGTCGTCCTCGGCGGCATGGGCACCGTCAACGGACCCATCCTCGGCGCCACCCTGCTCTACCTCCTCCCCGAGAAGCTCAGCTTCCTCAAGGAGTACCAGCTCCTCGCCTTCGGCATCGCACTCGTCATCCTCATGCGCTTCCGCCCCGAAGGCATCATCGCCAACCGCCGCCGCCAACTCGAATTCCACGAGACCGGCCAACTCGACATCCCCGAACAAGGCCTGCCCGACACCACCGTCGGCGTCACCAAGGCAGGGGCGTGA
- a CDS encoding branched-chain amino acid ABC transporter permease has protein sequence MNTLPQQLANGLFLGSMYGLIAIGYTMVYGIVQLINFAHGEIFMTGGFGALTVYFYVLPDGTSMWIALPAMLIGGGLVAVLIAVGAERFAYRPLRGAPRLAPLITAIGLSLALQQIVFNAYPDAKTDRNFPQLDFGPWHLGSISISSGSVFVIIAAPLCMAALALFVSFSRTGRAMQATAQDPDTAQLMGIDTNRIIVIAFAIGGLFAAIAAVAYGLRYGQIKYDMGFQMGLKAFTAAVLGGIGNIYGAMIGGLVLGLAETMATSYIDGIPGMQQLGGGGWASVWAFVLLILVLLFRPQGLVGERVADRA, from the coding sequence GTGAACACCCTGCCGCAGCAGCTGGCCAACGGGCTGTTCCTCGGCTCGATGTACGGGCTGATCGCCATCGGCTACACGATGGTGTACGGCATCGTCCAGCTCATCAACTTCGCCCACGGCGAGATCTTCATGACCGGCGGCTTCGGCGCACTCACGGTCTACTTCTACGTCCTGCCCGACGGCACATCCATGTGGATAGCCCTCCCAGCGATGCTCATAGGCGGCGGACTCGTCGCCGTCCTCATCGCCGTCGGGGCCGAACGCTTCGCCTACCGACCACTACGCGGAGCACCACGCCTCGCCCCCCTCATCACCGCCATCGGTCTCTCCCTCGCACTCCAGCAGATCGTCTTCAACGCGTACCCGGACGCCAAGACCGACCGCAACTTCCCGCAACTGGACTTCGGCCCCTGGCACCTCGGCTCCATCAGCATCAGCAGCGGCTCCGTCTTCGTCATCATCGCCGCCCCCCTCTGCATGGCAGCCCTCGCCCTCTTCGTCAGCTTCTCCCGCACCGGCCGCGCCATGCAGGCCACCGCACAGGACCCGGACACCGCCCAGCTCATGGGCATCGACACCAACCGCATCATCGTGATCGCCTTCGCGATCGGCGGCCTCTTCGCCGCCATCGCCGCCGTCGCCTACGGCCTGCGCTACGGACAGATCAAATACGACATGGGCTTCCAGATGGGCCTCAAAGCCTTCACCGCAGCCGTACTCGGCGGTATCGGCAACATCTACGGCGCCATGATCGGCGGCCTCGTCCTCGGCCTCGCCGAAACCATGGCCACCAGCTACATCGACGGCATCCCCGGCATGCAGCAGCTCGGCGGCGGCGGCTGGGCCTCCGTCTGGGCCTTCGTCCTCCTCATCCTCGTACTGCTGTTCAGACCACAAGGCCTGGTCGGCGAACGCGTCGCGGACAGGGCGTGA
- a CDS encoding branched-chain amino acid ABC transporter substrate-binding protein, with protein sequence MRHRSLVILTSVLTTGALTLTACGSRDEGGDSESSKKTEIIIGVDAPLTGQNSATGLGIQGGVQIAVDDANKNNTVPGVTFKVLALDDKAIPASGQQNATQLVQNEKVLGVVGPLNSGVATQMQQVFATANLVEISPSNTAPELTQGKNWQTSKTRPFKTYFRTATTDALQGGFAADYAYNTLKKRKVFVVDDKQTYGAGLAKLFKAGFTKAGGKVAGEDHVNTGDTDFSALVTKIKNSKADLVYYGGQYDESEKLTKQLKDGGAKIPLFGGDGMFTPTYIETAGKTSEGDLVTSVGQPVDSLPSAADFIKKYKASGLKGDYGTYGGYSYDAATAIIKAIGNVVKDGKVPDDARAQIVAEVQNTKFDGIAGPVSFDEYGDTTNKQLTVYQVVKGEWKAVKSGTFNG encoded by the coding sequence GTGCGACACCGTTCTTTGGTCATACTCACCTCCGTGCTCACCACGGGAGCACTCACGCTGACCGCCTGCGGATCGCGCGATGAGGGCGGGGACAGCGAGAGCAGCAAGAAGACCGAAATCATCATCGGCGTCGACGCGCCGCTGACCGGTCAGAACTCCGCCACGGGCCTCGGCATCCAGGGCGGCGTCCAGATCGCCGTCGACGACGCCAACAAGAACAACACCGTCCCCGGCGTGACCTTCAAGGTCCTCGCTCTCGACGACAAGGCCATCCCGGCCAGCGGCCAGCAGAACGCCACCCAGCTCGTCCAGAACGAGAAGGTCCTCGGCGTCGTCGGCCCGCTCAACTCCGGCGTCGCCACCCAGATGCAGCAGGTCTTCGCCACCGCCAACCTGGTCGAGATCTCGCCGTCCAACACGGCGCCCGAGCTCACCCAGGGCAAGAACTGGCAGACATCGAAGACGCGCCCCTTCAAGACGTACTTCCGCACCGCCACCACCGACGCCCTCCAGGGCGGCTTCGCGGCCGACTACGCCTACAACACGCTCAAGAAGCGCAAGGTCTTCGTCGTCGACGACAAGCAGACCTACGGCGCCGGCCTCGCCAAGCTCTTCAAGGCCGGCTTCACCAAGGCCGGCGGCAAGGTCGCCGGCGAAGACCACGTCAACACCGGCGACACCGACTTCTCCGCCCTCGTCACCAAGATCAAGAACTCCAAGGCCGACCTCGTCTACTACGGCGGCCAGTACGACGAGTCCGAGAAGCTCACCAAGCAGCTCAAGGACGGCGGAGCCAAGATCCCGCTCTTCGGCGGTGACGGCATGTTCACCCCGACCTACATCGAGACCGCCGGCAAGACCTCCGAAGGCGACCTCGTCACCTCCGTCGGCCAGCCCGTCGACTCCCTGCCCTCCGCCGCCGACTTCATCAAGAAGTACAAGGCCTCCGGCCTCAAGGGCGACTACGGCACCTACGGCGGCTACTCCTACGACGCCGCCACCGCCATCATCAAGGCCATCGGCAACGTCGTGAAGGACGGCAAGGTCCCCGACGACGCCCGCGCCCAGATCGTCGCCGAAGTCCAGAACACCAAGTTCGACGGCATCGCAGGACCCGTCTCCTTCGACGAATACGGCGACACCACCAACAAGCAGCTCACCGTCTACCAGGTCGTCAAGGGCGAGTGGAAGGCCGTCAAGAGCGGCACGTTCAACGGCTAA
- a CDS encoding PaaI family thioesterase, translated as MGEQHTVKFPQEVIDEYAALGVDLPALFSAGHLGTRMGVQIMEASADRVVATMPVEGNTQPYGLLHGGASAVLAETIGSVGAMLHGGSTKIAVGVDLNCTHHRGVRSGLVTGVATPVHRGRTSATYEIVITDENDKRVCSARLTCVLKDAPAS; from the coding sequence ATGGGCGAGCAGCACACCGTGAAGTTTCCGCAAGAGGTCATCGACGAGTACGCGGCCCTCGGCGTCGACCTGCCCGCCCTGTTCTCCGCGGGCCACCTCGGCACCCGTATGGGCGTCCAGATCATGGAGGCCTCCGCGGACCGCGTCGTCGCCACCATGCCCGTCGAGGGCAACACCCAGCCCTACGGTCTCCTCCACGGAGGCGCCTCCGCCGTCCTCGCCGAGACCATCGGCTCCGTCGGCGCGATGCTCCACGGCGGCAGCACCAAGATCGCCGTCGGCGTCGACCTGAACTGCACCCATCACCGCGGAGTCCGCTCCGGCCTCGTCACCGGCGTCGCCACCCCCGTACACCGCGGCCGCACCTCAGCGACGTACGAGATCGTCATCACCGACGAGAACGACAAGCGCGTCTGCAGCGCTCGCCTCACCTGCGTCCTCAAGGACGCACCCGCGAGCTGA
- a CDS encoding FdhF/YdeP family oxidoreductase yields MASKPPKSDPVQDAPHVAEPKRAAAGLPAIAHTLRVAQRQMGVRRTALTLLRVNQKDGFDCPGCAWPEPDHRHPAEFCENGAKAVSEEATLRRVTPDFFAAHPVSDLATRSGYWLGQQGRITHPMYLAEGAGHYEPVTWERAFDIVAEELAALGSPDEALFYTSGRTSNEAAFLYQLFARELGTNNLPDCSNMCHESSGSALSETIGIGKGSVLLDDLYQADLIIVAGQNPGTNHPRMLSALEKAKANGAKIITVNPLPEAGMERFKNPQTPRGVLKGAALTDLFLQIRLGGDQALFRLLNKLILQTEGAVDEEFIRAHTHGYEEFAAAARTADWDETLTATGLTREKIDEALRMILASQRTIVCWAMGLTQHKHAVPTIREVVNFLLLRGNIGRPGAGVCPVRGHSNVQGDRTMGIFERPAPAFLDALEQEFGFAPPRKHGYDVVRAIRALRDGEAKVFFAMGGNFVSASPDTEVTEAAMRRARLTVHVSTKLNRSHTITGARALILPTLGRTERDLQGSGLQFVTVEDSMGMVHASRGRLEPASTHLLSEPAIVCRLARRVLGEGSRTPWEEFEKDYATIRDRIARVIPGFDDFNARVTGSAGRPGGFTLPHAPRDERRFPTATGKANFTAAPVEYPQLPEGRLLLQTLRSHDQYNTTIYGLDDRYRGIKNGRRVVLVHPDNAHQLNLADGSYVDLVSEWQDGTERRAPGFRVVHYPTARDCAAAYYPETNVLVPLDATADTSNTPTSKSVVVRLEQSATD; encoded by the coding sequence ATGGCCAGCAAGCCGCCGAAAAGCGATCCGGTTCAGGACGCGCCGCACGTCGCCGAGCCGAAGCGCGCCGCCGCCGGACTGCCCGCCATCGCCCACACCCTGCGCGTCGCACAGCGGCAGATGGGAGTGCGCCGCACCGCGCTGACCCTGCTGCGTGTCAACCAGAAGGACGGCTTCGACTGCCCGGGCTGCGCCTGGCCCGAGCCGGATCACCGGCACCCGGCGGAGTTCTGTGAGAACGGCGCGAAGGCGGTCTCCGAGGAGGCCACCCTGCGCCGGGTCACCCCGGACTTCTTCGCCGCACACCCCGTGAGCGACCTCGCCACCCGCAGCGGCTACTGGCTCGGCCAGCAGGGCCGCATCACCCACCCCATGTATCTGGCGGAGGGCGCCGGCCACTACGAGCCGGTCACCTGGGAGCGCGCCTTCGACATCGTCGCCGAGGAGCTCGCCGCACTCGGCTCCCCCGACGAGGCCCTCTTCTACACCTCGGGCCGCACCAGCAACGAGGCCGCCTTCCTCTACCAGCTGTTCGCCCGCGAGCTCGGCACGAACAACCTGCCCGACTGCTCGAACATGTGCCACGAGTCGTCCGGCTCCGCCCTCTCCGAGACCATCGGCATCGGCAAGGGCAGCGTCCTCCTCGACGACCTCTACCAAGCCGACCTGATCATCGTGGCCGGACAGAATCCCGGCACCAACCACCCGCGGATGCTCTCCGCCCTGGAGAAGGCCAAGGCCAACGGCGCGAAGATCATCACGGTCAACCCGCTGCCCGAAGCGGGCATGGAGCGCTTCAAGAACCCGCAGACCCCCCGGGGCGTGCTCAAGGGCGCCGCCCTCACCGACCTGTTCCTGCAGATCCGCCTCGGCGGCGACCAGGCCCTCTTCCGCCTCCTCAACAAGCTGATCCTTCAGACGGAGGGCGCGGTCGACGAGGAGTTCATCCGCGCGCACACCCACGGATACGAGGAGTTCGCGGCCGCTGCCCGCACCGCCGACTGGGACGAGACCCTCACCGCGACCGGCCTCACCCGCGAGAAGATCGACGAGGCCCTGCGGATGATCCTCGCCTCGCAGCGCACCATCGTGTGCTGGGCGATGGGCCTCACCCAGCACAAGCACGCCGTGCCGACCATCCGCGAAGTCGTCAACTTCCTTCTGCTGCGCGGCAACATCGGCCGCCCCGGCGCCGGCGTATGCCCGGTGCGCGGTCACTCGAACGTGCAAGGCGACCGCACGATGGGCATCTTCGAACGGCCCGCCCCCGCCTTCCTGGACGCCCTGGAGCAGGAGTTCGGCTTCGCCCCGCCCCGCAAGCACGGCTACGACGTCGTACGGGCCATCCGCGCCCTGCGCGACGGCGAGGCGAAGGTCTTCTTCGCGATGGGCGGCAACTTCGTGTCCGCCTCCCCCGACACCGAGGTCACCGAGGCGGCCATGCGCCGCGCCCGCCTCACCGTGCACGTGTCGACGAAACTGAACCGCTCGCACACGATCACGGGCGCGCGTGCCCTGATCCTGCCCACCCTCGGCCGCACCGAGCGCGACCTGCAGGGCAGCGGCCTGCAGTTCGTGACCGTCGAGGACTCCATGGGCATGGTGCACGCCTCACGCGGCCGCCTGGAGCCCGCGAGCACCCACCTGCTGTCCGAGCCCGCCATCGTCTGCCGCCTCGCCCGCCGCGTCCTCGGCGAGGGGTCCCGCACGCCCTGGGAGGAGTTCGAGAAGGACTACGCGACCATCCGCGACCGCATCGCGCGCGTGATCCCCGGCTTCGACGACTTCAACGCGCGCGTGACCGGTTCCGCCGGCCGCCCCGGAGGCTTCACGCTCCCGCACGCCCCGCGCGACGAGCGCCGCTTCCCCACGGCCACCGGCAAAGCCAACTTCACGGCCGCACCGGTCGAGTACCCGCAGCTCCCCGAGGGCCGCCTGCTGCTGCAGACCCTGCGCTCCCACGACCAGTACAACACCACCATCTACGGCCTGGACGACCGCTACCGCGGCATCAAGAACGGCCGCCGCGTCGTCCTCGTGCACCCCGACAACGCGCACCAGCTGAACCTCGCGGACGGCTCGTACGTCGACCTGGTCAGCGAATGGCAGGACGGCACCGAGCGGCGCGCGCCCGGCTTCCGCGTCGTGCACTACCCGACCGCCCGGGACTGCGCCGCCGCCTACTACCCGGAGACCAACGTCCTCGTCCCCCTGGACGCGACCGCCGACACCAGCAACACCCCCACCAGCAAGTCCGTCGTCGTACGTCTGGAACAATCCGCGACCGACTGA
- the polA gene encoding DNA polymerase I: MAETASKKTEKTAGTGRPRLMLMDGHSLAYRAFFALPAENFTTATGQPTNAIYGFASMLANTLRDEAPTHFAVAFDVSRKTWRSEEFTEYKANRSKTPDEFKGQVELIGELLDAMHAQRFAVDGFEADDIIATLATQAEAEGFEVLIVTGDRDSFQLVSEHTTVLYPTKGVSELTRFTPEKVFEKYGLTPAQYPDFAALRGDPSDNLPGIPGVGEKTATKWINQFGSFAELVERADEVKGKAGQNLRDHLESVKLNRRLTEMVTDVELPRTVADLERAAYDRKSVAMVLDTLEIRNPSLRERLLAVDPGAEEAEEAQPVAEGVELDASVLGAGELKPWLAEHGKEVLGVATVDAWALGAGAVAEVALAAAGGAAAWFDPSQLDEADENAFAAWLADPEKPKVMHNAKGAMRVFAEHGWSIEGVSMDTALAAYLVKPGRRSFALDALSLEYLGRELGPAAAADGQLAFGTDDQAEAEALMTQARTVLDLGEAFGEKLQEVGAADLLRDMELPTSALLARMERHGIAADKAHLEAMEQMFAGAVQQAVKEAHAAAGHEFNLGSPKQLQEVLFGELALPKTKKTKTGYTTDADALAWLATQTENELPVIMLRHREQAKLRSTVEGLIKTIAADGRIHTTFNQTVAATGRLSSTDPNLQNIPVRTDEGRAIRRGFVVGEGFESLMTADYSQIELRVMAHLSEDEGLLEAFTSGEDLHTTVASQVFSVERSAVDAEMRRKIKAMSYGLAYGLSAFGLSQQLNIDAGEARALMDTYFERFGGVRDYLRRVVDEARATGYTATLFGRRRYLPDLNSDNRQRREAAERMALNAPIQGTAADIVKIAMLNVDRALREARLNSRMLLQVHDEIVLEVAPGERAKTEELLRHEMASAVQLRAPLDVSVGHGADWESAAH, encoded by the coding sequence GTGGCAGAAACAGCATCGAAGAAGACCGAGAAGACCGCAGGTACGGGCCGTCCGCGCCTCATGCTCATGGACGGGCACTCGCTGGCGTACCGCGCGTTCTTCGCGCTGCCCGCGGAGAATTTCACGACCGCGACCGGCCAGCCGACGAACGCGATCTATGGTTTCGCGTCGATGCTGGCGAACACGCTGCGCGACGAGGCGCCCACGCACTTCGCGGTGGCGTTCGACGTCTCGCGCAAGACGTGGCGCTCGGAGGAGTTCACCGAGTACAAGGCGAACAGGTCGAAGACCCCGGACGAGTTCAAGGGGCAGGTCGAGCTGATCGGCGAGCTCCTCGACGCGATGCACGCCCAGCGGTTCGCGGTCGACGGCTTCGAGGCCGACGACATCATCGCGACGCTCGCCACGCAGGCCGAGGCCGAGGGCTTCGAGGTGCTGATCGTCACCGGCGACCGTGACTCCTTCCAGCTGGTGTCCGAGCACACGACGGTGCTGTATCCCACGAAGGGCGTCTCGGAGCTGACGCGCTTCACCCCGGAGAAGGTCTTCGAGAAGTACGGGCTGACGCCGGCGCAGTACCCCGACTTCGCGGCGCTGCGCGGCGACCCGTCCGACAACCTGCCGGGCATCCCCGGTGTCGGTGAGAAGACGGCCACGAAGTGGATCAACCAGTTCGGTTCGTTCGCGGAGCTGGTCGAGCGCGCCGACGAGGTCAAGGGCAAGGCCGGGCAGAACCTGCGCGACCACCTGGAGTCGGTGAAGCTCAACCGCCGTCTCACGGAGATGGTCACGGACGTCGAGCTGCCCAGGACGGTCGCCGACCTGGAGCGCGCCGCGTACGACCGCAAGTCCGTGGCGATGGTCCTGGACACCCTGGAGATCCGCAACCCGTCGCTGCGTGAGCGGCTCCTCGCCGTCGATCCGGGGGCCGAGGAGGCCGAGGAGGCGCAGCCGGTCGCCGAGGGTGTGGAGCTCGACGCCTCGGTGCTGGGCGCGGGCGAGCTGAAGCCGTGGCTCGCCGAGCACGGCAAGGAGGTCCTCGGCGTGGCCACGGTCGACGCGTGGGCGCTCGGGGCGGGCGCGGTGGCCGAGGTCGCGCTCGCCGCCGCGGGCGGAGCGGCCGCCTGGTTCGACCCGTCGCAGCTGGACGAGGCCGATGAGAACGCGTTCGCGGCGTGGCTGGCCGACCCCGAGAAGCCCAAGGTCATGCACAACGCCAAGGGCGCGATGCGGGTCTTCGCCGAGCACGGCTGGTCCATCGAGGGCGTGTCCATGGACACCGCGCTCGCCGCCTACCTGGTCAAGCCGGGGCGTCGCTCGTTCGCGCTGGACGCGCTGTCCCTGGAGTACCTCGGCCGGGAGCTGGGGCCGGCCGCCGCGGCCGACGGCCAGCTCGCCTTCGGCACGGACGACCAGGCCGAGGCCGAGGCGCTGATGACGCAGGCCCGTACGGTCCTCGACCTGGGCGAGGCGTTCGGCGAAAAGCTCCAGGAGGTCGGCGCGGCCGATCTGCTGCGCGACATGGAGCTGCCCACGTCCGCTCTGCTGGCCCGCATGGAGCGGCACGGCATCGCGGCGGACAAGGCCCACCTGGAGGCCATGGAGCAGATGTTCGCGGGCGCGGTGCAGCAGGCCGTGAAGGAGGCGCACGCCGCCGCTGGGCACGAGTTCAATCTGGGCTCGCCCAAGCAGCTCCAGGAAGTCCTCTTCGGCGAGCTGGCCCTGCCCAAGACGAAGAAGACGAAGACGGGTTACACGACGGACGCGGACGCGCTGGCGTGGCTGGCGACGCAGACGGAGAACGAACTGCCGGTGATCATGCTCCGGCACCGCGAGCAGGCGAAGCTGCGCTCGACGGTCGAGGGCCTGATCAAGACGATCGCGGCGGACGGCCGTATCCACACCACCTTCAACCAGACGGTGGCGGCGACGGGCCGCCTCTCCTCCACGGACCCGAACCTGCAGAACATCCCGGTCCGTACGGACGAGGGCCGTGCGATCCGCCGCGGCTTCGTGGTCGGCGAGGGCTTCGAATCCCTCATGACCGCGGACTACAGCCAGATCGAACTGCGCGTGATGGCCCATCTGTCGGAGGACGAGGGCCTGCTGGAGGCGTTCACGTCCGGCGAGGACCTGCACACGACCGTCGCCTCCCAGGTGTTCTCCGTGGAGCGGTCCGCGGTCGACGCGGAGATGCGGCGCAAGATCAAGGCGATGTCGTACGGCCTGGCGTACGGGCTGTCGGCCTTCGGCCTCTCCCAGCAGCTGAACATCGACGCGGGTGAGGCCCGTGCGCTGATGGACACCTACTTCGAGCGCTTCGGAGGCGTACGGGACTATCTGCGCCGCGTGGTCGACGAGGCGAGGGCGACGGGCTACACGGCGACGCTCTTCGGCCGCCGCCGCTACCTGCCGGACCTCAACAGTGACAACCGGCAGCGCCGTGAGGCGGCCGAGCGGATGGCCCTGAACGCCCCGATCCAGGGCACGGCGGCGGACATCGTCAAGATCGCCATGCTGAACGTGGACCGGGCGCTGCGCGAGGCGCGCCTCAACTCCCGCATGCTCCTCCAGGTCCACGACGAAATCGTCCTGGAGGTCGCCCCGGGCGAGCGCGCCAAGACCGAGGAGCTCCTCCGCCACGAAATGGCGTCCGCCGTCCAACTCCGGGCTCCGCTGGACGTGTCCGTCGGGCACGGGGCGGACTGGGAGTCGGCGGCGCACTAG